Proteins encoded within one genomic window of Sulfurovum sp. XGS-02:
- the holA gene encoding DNA polymerase III subunit delta yields MYQREFDQKLKQAFPKAVLFYGENDYLVEHYIDTYIQKTNAKESMLTLYHDEWDFEQAKNFLSQTSLFGGTNLVVVKHEKKIPKKELDILIELANKSDDNYFLYAYAGAPKDAKSMQAAFSEKKGGVWVRFFEPNIREGIAMLQQKAQQIHLDIDHYALQHLMLLLNNNLALCANELEKLAILGMKVTSKDIDRLVYSTAPLATEQLLIDLFNKKPITATITKLLDLGEDEASLLRSTQYFVNQIFLFHAYIKLHGHVDSAAILGYKLPKQIEEQKAQLALRVKSAALLKIFEHLLESEILIKKAPATQRDVLVYSMLIKLQGYL; encoded by the coding sequence ATGTACCAAAGAGAATTTGACCAGAAACTCAAGCAGGCTTTTCCCAAAGCCGTCTTGTTCTATGGTGAAAACGACTACCTCGTAGAGCATTATATCGATACCTATATCCAAAAGACCAATGCAAAAGAGAGTATGCTTACGCTCTACCACGACGAATGGGACTTTGAACAGGCTAAGAATTTTCTCTCCCAAACCTCCCTGTTTGGCGGTACGAATCTAGTCGTGGTCAAACACGAGAAAAAGATACCCAAAAAAGAACTCGATATCCTCATAGAACTTGCCAATAAAAGTGATGATAACTACTTCCTTTACGCCTATGCCGGTGCCCCCAAAGATGCAAAGAGTATGCAGGCAGCCTTCAGTGAGAAAAAAGGCGGGGTATGGGTACGGTTTTTCGAACCGAACATACGTGAAGGTATCGCGATGCTGCAGCAAAAAGCACAGCAGATACATCTTGACATAGACCACTATGCTCTGCAGCATCTTATGCTCCTGCTCAATAACAACCTGGCACTCTGCGCCAATGAGCTGGAGAAACTTGCCATTCTAGGTATGAAAGTGACAAGTAAAGACATCGACAGACTTGTCTACTCAACCGCGCCTCTGGCAACAGAACAGCTGCTCATAGACCTTTTTAACAAAAAGCCTATCACTGCAACCATTACCAAACTTCTGGATCTGGGAGAAGATGAAGCATCACTACTTCGCTCCACACAATATTTTGTCAACCAGATCTTCCTCTTTCATGCCTATATCAAACTCCATGGCCATGTAGATTCAGCCGCGATACTGGGATACAAACTCCCCAAACAGATAGAAGAGCAAAAAGCACAGTTGGCCTTACGTGTAAAATCAGCTGCCCTGCTTAAGATATTTGAACATTTACTGGAGAGTGAGATACTCATCAAAAAAGCACCTGCTACGCAAAGAGATGTATTGGTCTACAGTATGCTGATCAAGCTGCAGGGATATCTGTAA
- a CDS encoding ribonuclease R family protein, translated as MSPFAIQLINGCLISDIEQEDQNSFQALQQLGAVEEVDGLWKLKSIYRVGRLYIGNDGKGYVEAEFKEQRDLLIEPDDLWGAKHGDTVVAKRIIARRGRASGKVQLIIEKAHLFTIAYTHRDESDNFLILDIRTGLPTHAVMEGMDLKAFKLGTVLKIDVDTDKVLDVVGTLDDPMVDEKISLALYEREDEFPPECVTDALKVEVEVTKEEHPDRVDLTHLDFCTIDPVTAKDFDDAIYFDMETYTLYVAIADVSHYVPFFTYIDKEAKKRGFTTYLPHKSFPMLPRELSENICSLKPKVDRLAFVSKITLDRTTLKPLEEEFFEAIIHSKHRFNYDNIDDILENGTEGVTDTVAQILTWLLPLQKITVRLRNERLKHGFDFRSEETKLTIDAAHLLVSTEIETGTPSHSLIEECMLLANQAAAKRFTGEGDSIFRIHEPPQLVKMEALLTELAAIGLYVEEYEDAPSLIRAIQKEAAKMNLASEVDAMVIKSLRRASYAAQNVGHFGLGFSHYSHFTSPIRRYADLILHRLIKTQLRDEPEEAGYLLRNIEPLCARVSELERDATKAEWDFRDRKFARWAATRLGEVFEAEVVEVEESAKAVLLGEIKGVTVHLRGDNVMLFDKIKVKINEVNIPQAIIMVEFVEKLSKDAMELA; from the coding sequence ATGTCCCCATTTGCCATACAACTTATCAACGGATGTCTTATTTCAGATATCGAACAAGAAGACCAGAACAGTTTTCAGGCACTCCAGCAACTGGGTGCCGTAGAAGAGGTGGATGGTCTTTGGAAACTGAAGTCTATCTATCGTGTGGGAAGGCTCTATATAGGTAACGACGGTAAAGGGTATGTGGAAGCAGAGTTCAAGGAACAAAGAGACCTGCTCATAGAACCTGATGACCTTTGGGGTGCAAAGCATGGAGATACGGTCGTTGCCAAGCGTATCATCGCCAGACGCGGACGTGCCAGCGGTAAAGTACAGCTTATTATAGAAAAAGCCCATCTCTTTACGATCGCCTATACACACAGAGATGAATCAGACAATTTCCTTATACTTGACATCCGTACAGGATTACCTACCCATGCTGTCATGGAAGGGATGGACCTCAAAGCGTTCAAACTGGGAACAGTACTGAAAATAGATGTCGATACAGATAAGGTGCTTGATGTGGTGGGAACCCTGGATGACCCTATGGTCGATGAGAAGATCTCACTGGCTCTTTATGAACGTGAAGATGAATTCCCGCCGGAGTGTGTCACAGATGCACTCAAGGTTGAAGTAGAAGTCACCAAAGAGGAACATCCTGACCGTGTGGATCTTACCCATCTTGATTTCTGTACGATCGACCCAGTAACGGCAAAAGATTTTGATGATGCCATCTATTTTGATATGGAAACCTATACCCTCTATGTTGCCATTGCTGATGTCAGCCACTATGTGCCTTTCTTTACCTACATCGACAAAGAGGCAAAAAAAAGAGGTTTCACTACCTATCTGCCGCACAAATCTTTTCCTATGCTCCCTCGTGAACTCAGTGAGAATATCTGTTCACTCAAACCAAAGGTCGACAGACTTGCCTTTGTATCGAAGATCACACTGGACAGGACCACACTCAAACCGTTAGAAGAAGAGTTCTTTGAAGCGATCATCCACTCAAAACACCGTTTTAATTATGACAATATCGATGATATATTGGAAAATGGAACAGAGGGTGTTACAGATACGGTAGCCCAAATATTAACCTGGCTGCTTCCTTTACAGAAGATCACTGTCAGGTTGCGTAACGAACGGCTCAAACACGGCTTTGATTTTAGATCCGAAGAGACAAAACTCACCATCGATGCAGCGCATTTATTGGTCAGTACAGAGATAGAAACAGGCACGCCGTCACACTCTCTCATAGAAGAGTGTATGCTTTTAGCCAACCAGGCTGCTGCAAAACGCTTTACCGGAGAGGGTGACAGTATCTTCCGTATCCATGAACCGCCGCAACTTGTCAAGATGGAAGCGTTACTGACGGAACTTGCCGCCATCGGTCTCTATGTAGAAGAGTATGAAGATGCCCCTTCTCTTATACGTGCCATACAGAAAGAAGCCGCAAAAATGAACCTCGCCTCGGAAGTGGATGCGATGGTTATCAAATCGTTACGGCGTGCAAGCTACGCAGCGCAAAATGTAGGACACTTTGGACTGGGCTTTAGCCACTACAGCCACTTTACCTCACCCATACGTAGATATGCCGACCTCATCCTCCACCGTCTTATCAAAACACAGCTTCGTGATGAACCCGAAGAGGCAGGGTATCTATTAAGGAACATTGAACCCCTCTGTGCAAGAGTCAGTGAACTTGAAAGGGATGCGACCAAAGCAGAATGGGACTTCAGGGACCGTAAATTTGCACGCTGGGCAGCCACACGCTTAGGTGAGGTCTTCGAAGCGGAAGTCGTTGAAGTAGAAGAGAGTGCCAAAGCAGTGCTCTTAGGCGAGATAAAAGGGGTCACAGTGCATCTCAGGGGTGACAATGTGATGCTTTTTGATAAAATAAAAGTCAAGATCAATGAAGTCAATATCCCGCAAGCCATCATCATGGTCGAATTTGTTGAAAAATTGAGTAAAGACGCTATGGAGTTAGCCTGA
- the htpX gene encoding zinc metalloprotease HtpX, translating into MEQFKTYALMIGLTLLFIWFGGMIGGRAGMIIAFLIAGGMNFYAYYYSDKQILHHYHAIPVDRSNAAGLYEIVERLTRRTGLPMPTIYIIPDQQPNAFATGRNYEHAAVAVTEGLLNLLDENEVEAVIAHELSHIKHYDMLIGTVAATISGAIAMLANFGMFFGGDRDRPTNPIVMIALMIIMPLAATVIQMAVSRNREFMADEGAAMMTGHPEWLQTGLAKLENYARGISMHDADPQTAHMFIINPFTGKNMSLSGLFRTHPTTQDRIDRLEALK; encoded by the coding sequence ATGGAACAATTTAAAACCTATGCCCTGATGATCGGGCTTACCCTTCTGTTTATATGGTTTGGGGGAATGATCGGTGGGAGAGCCGGAATGATCATCGCTTTCTTGATCGCAGGAGGAATGAATTTCTATGCGTACTACTACAGTGACAAGCAGATACTACATCACTATCATGCTATACCTGTAGACAGGTCAAATGCTGCGGGGCTCTATGAGATCGTAGAAAGGTTAACAAGACGTACAGGCCTCCCTATGCCTACGATCTACATCATTCCCGATCAGCAACCTAATGCGTTTGCTACTGGAAGGAATTATGAGCATGCCGCTGTTGCGGTCACTGAAGGACTTTTAAATCTATTGGATGAGAACGAAGTGGAAGCGGTTATCGCACATGAACTCAGTCATATCAAACACTACGATATGCTTATAGGAACTGTAGCTGCAACTATATCAGGAGCGATCGCAATGTTGGCGAACTTTGGAATGTTCTTTGGCGGAGACCGTGACAGGCCTACAAACCCTATCGTAATGATCGCATTGATGATCATCATGCCGCTTGCTGCCACAGTCATACAGATGGCTGTAAGCCGTAACCGTGAATTCATGGCCGATGAAGGGGCAGCCATGATGACTGGACATCCAGAATGGCTGCAGACAGGTCTGGCAAAACTGGAAAATTACGCCAGAGGTATCAGTATGCATGATGCAGATCCTCAAACAGCACATATGTTCATCATCAATCCTTTTACAGGTAAGAACATGAGTTTAAGCGGACTTTTTAGAACGCACCCGACCACACAAGATAGAATTGACAGACTTGAAGCGTTAAAGTAA
- a CDS encoding M15 family metallopeptidase, with translation MVKILYTFIAASVAVFAGFESHISEITPQIKARMLKGNSWKKGCPVPLKDLRYIRIKHIDFHGEEQMGEIIVHKEVSVEVSEIFESLYKIGYPIRKMRLVSDYKGSDWDSIESDNTSAFNCRTATGSKAWSKHSYGKAIDINPIENPYISRKGYISHKASAPYRKRVHQNATYADRAVLLKHDKAVEIFKKQGWQWGGDWSGVKDYQHFAK, from the coding sequence ATGGTAAAAATATTGTATACGTTCATAGCAGCATCAGTAGCGGTTTTCGCCGGGTTTGAATCTCATATTTCGGAGATCACGCCTCAGATCAAAGCAAGAATGCTAAAGGGAAACTCCTGGAAAAAAGGCTGTCCCGTACCCTTGAAAGATCTGCGTTATATACGCATCAAACATATCGACTTTCATGGTGAGGAGCAGATGGGTGAGATCATCGTGCATAAAGAGGTTTCTGTTGAGGTGTCAGAGATATTTGAGTCACTCTACAAGATAGGGTATCCTATCAGGAAAATGCGCCTGGTGAGTGACTATAAAGGCTCTGACTGGGACTCCATAGAGTCAGATAATACGTCAGCCTTTAACTGCCGGACCGCAACCGGGAGCAAAGCATGGTCCAAACACTCTTACGGAAAAGCCATAGATATCAACCCCATTGAGAATCCTTATATTTCAAGAAAAGGGTATATCTCCCATAAAGCATCGGCACCCTATAGAAAAAGGGTACATCAAAACGCTACCTATGCCGATAGAGCAGTTTTACTCAAACACGATAAAGCGGTTGAAATATTTAAAAAACAGGGTTGGCAGTGGGGCGGTGATTGGTCCGGCGTGAAAGACTATCAGCACTTTGCAAAGTAG
- a CDS encoding bifunctional protein-serine/threonine kinase/phosphatase encodes MEKQLKISIGEYSDKGRKEVNQDFHDICVPQEPQLTNKGIAIALADGISSSEVSQTASQTAVTSFLMDYFSTPESWSVKKSAQRVITATNSWLYAQTRQSQYCYDANKGYVCTFSAMVIRSNTAHIFHVGDARIYRLRNDKMEQLTEDHRMWITQEKSYLGRALGVDSDLKIDYETLPVEVDDIFLFMTDGVYEYVSSALMISIIEAYNGDLNAAAKRIIETAYEKESDDNLTIQLVKVETLPDKDANEIQKQLSEKPLPPLLEARMMFDGYKIIRELSASHRSHVYLAVDTETDTSVVLKTPSIDLSGDKAYLERFLLEEWIAIRMNNAHLVKSYLQTRQRNYIYNVTEFIDGQTLTQWMIDNPNPTIETVREIAEQIARGLLALHRQEMIHQDLRPDNIMIDSTGTVKIIDFGSTRIQGIVESNAYMEQENILGTAQYSAPEYFLGEVGTERSDLFSLAVIIYQMLSGALPYGTQVAKSTTKKAQKKLKYKHLNPSTHEVPMWINETLKKALEPNPYKRYGELSEFLFDLRHPNKAFLNKSRPPLLERNPVLFWKMVSLVLSIIIVVLLSQ; translated from the coding sequence GATATCTGTGTACCCCAAGAACCCCAGTTGACCAACAAAGGCATAGCGATTGCTCTGGCTGATGGGATCAGTAGCAGTGAAGTCAGTCAAACAGCGAGTCAAACAGCAGTCACCTCGTTTTTAATGGATTATTTCAGCACACCTGAATCCTGGTCCGTGAAAAAGTCTGCCCAACGTGTGATCACTGCGACGAACTCCTGGCTCTATGCGCAAACTAGACAAAGCCAATACTGCTATGATGCCAATAAAGGCTATGTCTGTACCTTCAGTGCAATGGTGATCAGATCAAACACAGCCCATATTTTCCATGTAGGTGATGCACGTATCTATCGATTGAGAAATGACAAGATGGAGCAGTTGACTGAAGACCACCGTATGTGGATCACACAAGAAAAAAGTTATCTTGGCCGTGCCCTGGGTGTGGATTCGGATCTGAAGATCGATTATGAAACCTTACCCGTGGAAGTCGATGATATTTTTTTATTTATGACAGACGGTGTCTATGAATATGTCAGTTCTGCTCTTATGATCAGTATCATAGAGGCATATAACGGTGACCTGAATGCGGCGGCAAAACGCATTATCGAGACAGCCTATGAAAAGGAGAGTGATGACAATCTGACCATTCAGCTTGTCAAAGTAGAGACACTGCCCGATAAAGATGCCAATGAGATCCAGAAACAACTGAGTGAAAAACCCCTGCCCCCACTGCTTGAAGCACGTATGATGTTCGACGGGTACAAGATCATCCGTGAACTGAGTGCCAGCCATAGAAGTCATGTCTACCTGGCTGTGGATACGGAGACAGATACTTCAGTAGTACTCAAAACGCCTTCCATTGATCTCAGTGGAGACAAAGCGTATCTCGAACGGTTTTTACTTGAAGAGTGGATCGCCATACGTATGAACAATGCCCATCTGGTAAAGTCCTATCTGCAGACGCGTCAACGCAATTATATTTACAATGTGACAGAATTTATTGATGGGCAGACCCTGACACAGTGGATGATCGATAACCCAAACCCCACCATAGAGACCGTCCGTGAAATTGCAGAACAGATCGCCAGAGGGCTGCTTGCCCTTCACCGCCAAGAGATGATACATCAGGATCTAAGGCCTGATAATATCATGATCGACTCTACAGGGACGGTCAAGATCATCGATTTTGGTTCCACCAGGATACAAGGGATCGTAGAAAGCAATGCCTATATGGAGCAGGAGAATATACTGGGAACGGCACAATACTCTGCACCGGAATATTTTCTTGGAGAGGTCGGTACAGAAAGGTCTGATCTTTTTTCATTGGCAGTGATCATCTATCAGATGCTCTCCGGCGCACTTCCTTATGGTACACAGGTAGCTAAATCCACAACCAAAAAGGCGCAAAAAAAACTGAAATACAAGCACTTAAATCCCAGTACGCATGAAGTTCCCATGTGGATCAATGAAACACTGAAAAAAGCATTGGAACCCAATCCATACAAACGCTACGGAGAATTGTCTGAATTTTTATTTGACCTGCGACATCCCAATAAAGCATTTTTAAATAAATCCAGGCCACCTCTGTTAGAACGTAATCCCGTACTTTTCTGGAAGATGGTCTCTTTAGTGCTATCGATCATCATTGTGGTATTGTTAAGTCAATGA